In bacterium, one genomic interval encodes:
- a CDS encoding GAF domain-containing protein, with protein MNRAIIIDNDVSSRQVLKGILANEGFEVVETIDGQKGITAVRSHEDVGVIFLADRLTGLSGLDTLIAIRKFQPKVPVLMLIENENRQAAQRALSRGAAWFLNKPVKVEDVLVVTRHLMEKRHLQETIDQQISRLQLLEKQTSELTHIEDDDLPPEEVLKESDFLSRSIELISEVLDAKKVSLMLLSRDGKELVMAKSNWILPSKIPNIRQLIDQGVAGQVVREGVALLVTDAARDTKDLTNEFTRQYESSSFIVTPLLCGRKVIGVISANDKRNKKPFTEGDLAILNTFANQMSMAVANVFMMKRTEREKLKLRFINGIVETLVSSIDPGQIYKSLLEKVMIGLRATCGILAFSDPGGQKILIEHVAPEDHVRKPDSPVLVGNGVFFSVLQEGHAVIRNTTGEDSGVDMAADFPAGITPGNIAVTPLLSGDTVLGLLAVYNKQENLPFDDWDREILEAVSPPASMAIKQAWLYQNLIKSIDEVVETNKQLEDANAEVRQKVKELNWLKSKVAT; from the coding sequence ATGAACCGGGCCATCATTATTGACAACGACGTTTCCAGCCGGCAGGTCCTAAAGGGGATCCTCGCCAACGAGGGCTTCGAGGTCGTGGAAACCATTGATGGACAGAAAGGGATCACCGCAGTCCGCAGCCACGAGGATGTCGGGGTTATTTTCCTTGCTGACAGGCTTACGGGGCTGTCCGGTCTGGACACCCTAATCGCCATCCGGAAATTTCAGCCGAAAGTCCCTGTCCTCATGCTCATAGAGAACGAAAACCGGCAGGCAGCCCAGAGAGCCCTGAGCAGGGGGGCTGCATGGTTCCTGAACAAACCTGTCAAGGTGGAGGATGTCCTGGTCGTCACGAGACATCTTATGGAAAAAAGACACCTGCAGGAAACCATTGACCAGCAGATATCCAGGCTTCAACTGCTGGAAAAGCAGACCAGTGAACTGACCCACATCGAGGATGACGACCTGCCTCCGGAAGAGGTTTTAAAGGAAAGCGACTTTTTGAGCAGATCCATCGAACTCATCTCGGAGGTCCTCGACGCCAAAAAGGTCTCATTGATGCTCCTGAGCCGTGACGGCAAGGAGCTTGTCATGGCCAAATCCAACTGGATCCTCCCCAGCAAGATCCCCAACATAAGACAGCTCATAGACCAGGGTGTTGCGGGACAGGTTGTCAGGGAAGGGGTAGCACTTCTGGTTACAGACGCCGCCAGAGACACCAAGGACCTGACTAATGAGTTCACCAGGCAATACGAATCCTCGTCATTTATTGTGACCCCCCTCCTCTGTGGGAGGAAGGTGATCGGCGTGATCTCAGCCAACGACAAACGAAACAAAAAGCCGTTTACCGAGGGAGACCTGGCCATACTCAACACTTTCGCCAATCAGATGTCCATGGCTGTAGCCAACGTGTTCATGATGAAGAGGACGGAGAGGGAAAAACTCAAGCTTCGGTTCATTAACGGGATCGTCGAAACCCTCGTCTCTTCAATAGACCCGGGCCAGATCTACAAGTCGCTTCTCGAAAAAGTCATGATTGGGCTGAGGGCCACCTGCGGCATACTTGCCTTCTCCGACCCGGGCGGCCAGAAAATACTCATCGAGCATGTCGCTCCCGAGGATCACGTGAGGAAACCCGACAGTCCGGTTCTGGTAGGAAACGGTGTCTTTTTCTCCGTCCTGCAGGAAGGACATGCCGTTATCAGGAATACAACGGGCGAAGACAGCGGTGTCGACATGGCTGCGGACTTTCCCGCGGGGATTACTCCCGGGAACATCGCAGTAACGCCCCTCCTTTCCGGCGATACGGTATTGGGCCTTCTTGCAGTTTACAATAAGCAGGAGAACCTGCCTTTCGATGACTGGGACAGGGAGATCCTGGAAGCCGTCTCTCCTCCGGCTTCCATGGCCATCAAGCAGGCCTGGCTCTATCAGAACCTGATCAAGAGTATTGATGAGGTCGTCGAAACGAAC